The Zygotorulaspora mrakii chromosome 3, complete sequence genome includes a region encoding these proteins:
- a CDS encoding gamma-glutamyltransferase family protein, giving the protein MEGFNSSRRSTVYSVKGMVSSTQPLATAAGIKILSQGGNCVDACVAVSACLCVVEPSSTGIGGDCYSLLYKESDKKVYGINGTGRSASRLSIDYLKKNHPDHILPSLRFKDDSIFKIQIPGAIAGWCDAIAAWGSGNVTLSDILAPAIDLAENGFVVSEVSALLWKEAEIKLKAAQNSEKDLSIFLPNDRFEAPIKGQYMRNERLAATMRIISEKGKKGFYEGEIADSIVLELSKRGSLITREDLKNHTSTFVEPISLSILGHKLWEIPPNGSGVIALLTLGLINELDKSGAIDLKNMKHNSSEYIHLLSECLKLSFKDSDEYVNDYEFFAKNHNLDQMKSIENLLSEDYLKSRSSLFKKSNVMRNTDVKHGIPNPMFKSDTVYFTASDSNGDACSFINSVYENFGSGVIIPDRGFALQNRGGNFNLNPTSKNCLEGNKRSYHTIIPGMITTPRNDGQEELYASYGIMGGFNQPQAHVQVYLNMLLFGMDPQQALDAPRICLYPDPKGTDSGFGSDGPASRDATCIGIEDGISSAVVEELRNLGHQAKVFANEKRTLFGRGQIIRRESGPETKGHLVYSAGSDMRGDGAAVPL; this is encoded by the coding sequence ATGGAAGGCTTTAACAGTTCCAGGAGATCCACAGTATATTCCGTGAAGGGTATGGTGTCTTCAACACAGCCTCTCGCCACTGCTGCTGGTATCAAGATATTATCACAAGGTGGTAATTGTGTTGATGCGTGCGTAGCTGTATCGGCCTGTCTTTGCGTTGTTGAACCATCCTCCACTGGGATTGGGGGCGACTGTTACTCTTTATTGTACAAAGAGTCAGATAAAAAGGTATATGGAATAAATGGCACTGGAAGATCAGCCTCTAGACTAAGTATTGACTacctgaaaaaaaatcaccCTGATCATATTCTGCCTAGTTTAAGATTTAAAGATGATTCAATCTTCAAGATACAGATTCCCGGTGCCATTGCAGGATGGTGTGACGCCATTGCAGCTTGGGGGAGTGGTAATGTTACGCTGTCAGACATACTTGCACCAGCAATTGATCTAGCTGAGAATGGTTTTGTCGTGTCAGAAGTCAGTGCACTTCTCTGGAAGGAGGCTGAAATTAAGCTGAAGGCAGCGCAAAACTCGGAGAAGGATTTATCCATTTTCCTACCGAATGATAGATTTGAAGCCCCAATTAAAGGGCAATATATGCGAAACGAACGCCTTGCTGCAACCATGAGAATCATAAGCGAGAAGGGCAAAAAAGGATTCTATGAAGGGGAGATTGCTGATTCCATTGTTTTGGAGCTATCAAAGCGAGGATCTCTTATCACTAGGGAAGACCTTAAGAATCATACTTCTACTTTTGTAGAACCAATATCTTTATCAATTCTTGGTCATAAACTTTGGGAAATACCTCCAAATGGATCTGGAGTAATTGCATTATTAACTCTTGGATTGATAAATGAATTGGATAAATCAGGTGCAATTGACCTTAAAAATATGAAGCACAACTCGTCAGAGTATATTCATTTGTTATCTGAATGCTTAAAATTGAGTTTCAAGGATTCCGACGAATACGTGAATGATTATGAGTTCTTCGCCAAAAACCATAATTTGGATCAAATGAAGtccattgaaaatttatTGAGTGAAGATTACTTAAAGAGTAGGAGTAGccttttcaagaaatcgAATGTGATGCGCAATACAGATGTGAAACATGGAATACCGAATCCAATGTTCAAATCTGACACGGTTTATTTCACTGCATCTGACTCTAACGGTGATGCTTGCTCTTTTATCAACTCAGtatatgaaaattttggaagtGGTGTAATCATTCCAGACAGAGGGTTTGCACTTCAGAATAGAGGaggaaatttcaatttgaatccAACGAGTAAGAACTGTCTAGAGGGGAATAAAAGGTCTTATCACACCATCATTCCTGGAATGATAACCACACCAAGGAATGATGGACAAGAGGAATTATACGCCAGCTATGGCATTATGGGTGGATTTAACCAACCACAAGCACATGTTCAGGTGTATTTGAATATGCTACTTTTTGGAATGGATCCACAGCAGGCTTTAGATGCCCCAAGAATTTGCCTCTATCCTGATCCCAAAGGTACAGATTCAGGTTTTGGATCAGATGGTCCTGCAAGTAGAGATGCTACATGCATTGGTATCGAAGACGGTATCTCAAGCGCTGTTGTGGAAGAATTGAGGAATTTGGGGCACCAAGCGAAAGTTTTCGCAAATGAAAAGCGGACACTGTTTGGTCGTGGGCAAATAATTCGCAGAGAATCAGGTCCTGAAACAAAAGGTCATTTGGTTTACAGTGCTGGTAGCGATATGAGAGGTGACGGTGCTGCAGTGCCATTATAA
- the ARG81 gene encoding Arg81p (similar to Saccharomyces cerevisiae ARG81 (YML099C); ancestral locus Anc_8.879) → MVGSEKALSRRSKRGKTFTGCWTCRARKVKCDLRRPHCERCEKSGLVCGGYDIKLRWYKPVIFDIYGNQLQNNGNNVAKLAGDTAIDEPQYRRRNIDFVRYEEEYQYYEDMDAELTALLNPAADKIAENKTWIIKKFGVFRGIENMETVPDRPRRKKRKMDLEISMGKTAEPETPTVSVTEEEASGTAADLVSTDVFMMNFPGTSNHEWISNELRDDALLSAAALQGFPLTSFPMSSGNTTLDGIGTYDIGSMGTNAVTNSATDVANAANGGAAEDAILQHALQVLFHRNSPVDRAAGNAQVLKEAEEMETQFQELSPLNRCNTTSLSENTIRLDCTQLGSKMPVTAMEVVPSVVPNSKMFNQPHCPDTLLNLPTTGLKVKGLTRFLLKYYYQNVADLMTVVALTTNPWKTQYFPRALKAIGDLAGLGYTSNSRNSLLNALLAVSCFNLKSKFNKNSHESQFFLTHGITFRTQASNFLRACLNETVSRERYKDVLIAILSMNSIDVVWGTMADCQHHLAICEDFVESRMKLRPKISQKAKALHRIFSFLKLIQDSTALDKVREKEIAIRDSLTENDKENADGGDDEEDSELLDKNDGQYRESLNKSDGKIHIEFVKNSSLASTSAGTTPLFTNIASESYYTDEPRRLDTDILSTDALYGLPNSIILLFSDCVRLVRHNEYYTMNNMPLPRQFTNICLKYEKRLLKWTSEWDFHKSDSKTFIDDTIEGVYHHTMSFYNSLIIYYFTMARSLDYQFLQSYVAKVLYHLQSLSHSIQYKNVKIVPLIWQGFIAGCASIDKESQDEFKKWAATLAANGMGSYWGARQIMFEVWRRRTNEEQGDNWYAVYKDWEMNLMLS, encoded by the coding sequence ATGGTAGGCAGCGAAAAAGCATTGAGCAGGCGATCAAAGAGAGGTAAGACGTTCACGGGCTGCTGGACCTGTAGGGCCAGAAAAGTCAAATGTGATCTGAGACGTCCACACTGTGAGAGATGCGAAAAATCAGGTTTAGTATGCGGTGGATATGATATCAAACTGCGATGGTATAAACCTgttatttttgatatatatgggaatcaattgcaaaacaaTGGCAATAATGTTGCTAAACTAGCAGGTGATACCGCGATCGATGAGCCGCAGTATCGACGGCGTAATATAGATTTTGTTCGCTATGAGGAAGAGTACCAGTACTATGAGGATATGGATGCGGAGCTGACGGCACTGTTGAATCCAGCTGCAGATAAGATAGCCGAAAACAAGACATGGATCATCAAGAAGTTTGGTGTTTTCAGAGGGATCGAAAACATGGAAACGGTACCGGACAGGCcgagaagaaagaaaagaaaaatggatCTTGAGATCAGTATGGGTAAGACAGCCGAACCTGAGACGCCAACAGTTAGTGTCACGGAGGAGGAGGCTTCGGGAACTGCAGCAGATTTGGTTTCGACCGATGTTTTCATGATGAATTTCCCGGGTACCTCCAACCATGAATGGATCTCGAACGAGCTTCGAGATGATGCATTGTTGTCTGCTGCAGCGCTGCAGGGATTTCCTTTGACTTCATTTCCAATGTCATCTGGAAACACTACGTTGGATGGTATTGGTACATATGATATCGGCAGCATGGGGACAAACGCAGTAACAAACTCCGCCACTGATGTGGCTAATGCTGCAAACGGCGGAGCAGCTGAAGATGCTATTTTACAACACGCTTTACAAGTGCTATTCCACAGGAACTCACCCGTAGATAGAGCTGCAGGAAATGCTCAAGTGCTGAAAGAAGCAGAGGAAATGGAGACACAGTTTCAAGAATTATCCCCGCTAAACAGATGCAATACCACTTCACTTTCTGAGAACACAATCAGACTCGATTGCACTCAACTGGGATCAAAGATGCCCGTTACAGCGATGGAGGTTGTTCCTTCGGTGGTTCCAAATTCGAAAATGTTCAACCAACCGCATTGTCCAGATACTTTATTGAATTTGCCGACAACGGGCTTGAAGGTAAAGGGACTCACAAGATTTTTGCTTAAATACTATTATCAGAATGTTGCAGATTTAATGACAGTCGTTGCACTGACAACAAATCCATGGAAAACGCAGTATTTCCCCAGGGCCTTGAAAGCAATAGGCGATTTGGCTGGTTTAGGGTACACCTCAAATTCCAGAAATTCGCTTTTGAATGCACTCCTGGCTGTTTCATGTTTTAATCTTAAGAGTAAGTTCAATAAGAATTCTCATGaatctcaattttttttaactcACGGTATTACTTTTCGGACACAAGCTTCAAACTTTCTAAGAGCCTGCTTAAACGAGACAGTGTCAAGAGAACGTTATAAGGATGTTTTAATAgcaattttatcaatgaaCTCCATTGACGTTGTGTGGGGAACGATGGCGGACTGTCAACATCATCTCGCGATATGCGAAGATTTTGTCGAAAGCAGAATGAAACTGAgaccaaaaatttcacaaaAGGCGAAAGCATTGCATagaatcttttctttcttaaAATTGATACAAGATAGCACCGCATTAGATAAAGTGAGGGAAAAGGAAATTGCTATCCGAGATTCTTTGACTGAAAATGACAAAGAGAACGCTGATGgaggtgatgatgaagaagattcaGAGCTGTtagataaaaatgatggtCAATATAGAGAGTCCCTCAATAAGAGCGATGGCAAGATACATATTGAATTTGTTAAAAACTCAAGCTTGGCATCAACCAGTGCAGGTACTACACCACTTTTCACCAATATTGCAAGTGAAAGTTATTATACAGATGAGCCGAGAAGATTAGATACCGATATTTTGAGTACTGATGCTTTGTACGGTTTACcaaattcaataattttGCTATTTTCCGATTGTGTTCGTTTGGTCAGACACAACGAGTATTACACTATGAATAATATGCCATTACCGCGTCAGTTCACTAATATTTGTTTAAAGTATGAAAAGAGACTACTTAAATGGACCTCAGAATGGGATTTTCATAAAAGCGATTCGAAGACGTTCATTGATGACACTATTGAAGGAGTTTATCACCACACAATGAGTTTTTATAACAGCTTGATAATCTATTATTTTACGATGGCAAGGAGTTTAGATTACCAATTTCTGCAATCGTACGTTGCGAAAGTGCTTTATCATCTGCAATCTCTAAGtcattcaattcaatataaaaatgtcaaaattGTTCCTTTAATATGGCAAGGTTTCATTGCCGGATGTGCTAGCATAGATAAAGAATCACAGGATGAATTTAAGAAATGGGCAGCAACTCTAGCTGCCAATGGAATGGGCTCCTACTGGGGAGCTCGGCAAATCATGTTCGAAGTTTGGCGGCGACGGACAAATGAAGAGCAAGGAGATAACTGGTATGCAGTTTACAAAGATTGGGAAATGAATTTAATGTTATCGTAA
- the ERO1 gene encoding ER oxidoreductin (similar to Saccharomyces cerevisiae ERO1 (YML130C); ancestral locus Anc_8.877) yields the protein MKILDLLKVLPIVATGTAQAENGTNWRSNSSNTSNSIGATDPQYENASNFCTIDKDELVSPTCDVTFQEINDINNDIRESLVSLARTDFFKYFKLDLYKPCTFWSDNNRFCVNRACAVDVVEDWDSLPDYWQPEVLGKLDDVEDTEGNKKGEDECRFLDELCVGNDNQKQFTAPDVNYCDIGDFSNSEAVLVDLSANPERFTGYGGEESAQIWSSIYKENCFSEGESGQSLAKNAFYRLVSGFHASIATHLSNEHLNTETGKWEPNLDLFMARVGNFPERVSNLYFNYAIVSKALWKIKPYLDHLTFCSSYNEDVKSMIMNIISRLDSKIFNEDLIFENELSSKVKDDFRARFKNVTQIMDCVHCDRCRLWGKVQTTGYATSLKILFELDERDEKSKQSIVDKLTKYELIALINTFDRISKSIESVNNFEKLYNTRLAGGKLAYFFQNNNFFKLLGKAQKSWTESVMMLNSSKGEEEVVLDSGEPLEEDNVPFFEDLNMPKKNSSTEGSQNKWVRAWHTEFHNFSEALRFIYRSYVDLPRNIWRISLNTMNKLWNRFIGVTYLNEEEEEPIEYKLDII from the coding sequence atgaagattCTGGATCTATTAAAAGTACTACCGATTGTTGCAACTGGGACCGCCCAGGCTGAAAACGGAACGAATTGGAGATCGAACTCTTCAAATACGAGCAATAGCATTGGTGCAACAGATCCTCAGTATGAAAATGCAAGCAATTTTTGCACTATCGATAAAGATGAGCTTGTGAGTCCAACTTGTGATGTAACATTCCAGGAGATTAACGATATAAATAATGATATAAGGGAAAGCTTAGTTTCGCTAGCGAGGAcggattttttcaaatacttcaaatTGGACCTGTATAAACCATGCACTTTTTGGAGCGATAATAATAGATTTTGCGTTAATAGGGCTTGTGCGGttgatgttgttgaagattGGGATAGTTTGCCAGATTACTGGCAACCAGAAGTATTGGGCAAATTGGATGACGTGGAAGATACTGAGGGCAACAAAAAAGGTGAGGATGAATGTAGATTTTTAGATGAACTATGTGTCGGTAATGACAACCAGAAACAGTTTACTGCCCCTGATGTGAATTATTGCGATATTGGCGACTTCAGCAATTCTGAAGCTGTATTAGTTGATCTATCGGCCAATCCAGAGAGGTTCACGGGATACGGTGGTGAAGAATCCGCTCAAATATGGTCAAGTATTTATAAAGAAAACTGTTTCTCAGAGGGTGAGAGTGGCCAATCGTTAGCAAAGAATGCATTTTACAGGCTGGTCTCTGGATTTCACGCATCTATTGCCACTcatttatcaaatgaaCACTTGAATACAGAGACAGGCAAATGGGAGCCAAACTTGGATCTATTCATGGCAAGAGTTGGAAATTTCCCGGAAAGAGTTTCaaatctatatttcaactaTGCCATTGTGTCAAAAGCATTGTGGAAAATCAAACCATATTTAGACCATTTGACCTTTTGCAGCTCCTATAACGAAGATGTCAAAAGTATGATTATGAATATCATATCCAGATTGGATagcaaaattttcaatgaggatttgatatttgaaaatgaattgaGCTCAAAGGTCAAGGATGATTTCAGAGCGCGCTTCAAAAATGTGACCCAAATAATGGACTGTGTTCATTGTGATAGATGCAGGTTATGGGGTAAAGTGCAGACTACTGGATATGCTACAAGTTTGAAGATATTATTTGAGCTTGATGAACGTGACGAGAAGTCAAAGCAAAGTATTGTGGACAAACTGACCAAATACGAACTAATCGCACTGATCAATACGTTTGATAGAATATCAAAATCTATTGAGTCCGTTAACAATTTTGAGAAGCTTTATAATACAAGGTTAGCAGGTGGTAAACTTGCCtactttttccaaaataataatttcttcaagttATTAGGTAAAGCACAAAAAAGCTGGACTGAATCGGTAATGATGCTCAATAGCAGTAAAGGCGAGGAAGAAGTAGTGCTCGATTCGGGAGAGCCTTTAGAGGAGGATAACGTTCCCTTTTTCGAGGATCTGAACATGCCGAAGAAAAATAGTTCAACTGAGGGTTCACAGAACAAATGGGTTAGAGCATGGCATACTGAATTCCACAACTTTTCCGAAGCCTTGAGATTCATTTATAGAAGTTATGTTGACTTGccaagaaatatttggagaaTATCGCTGAATACCATGAACAAGTTGTGGAATAGATTTATTGGTGTGACATATTTGAACgaagaagaggaggaaCCAATTGAGTATAAACTAGATATTATATAA
- a CDS encoding aquaporin family protein: MSDIENQKPVTTGSDIRENGASDFSNGDTLRPPFGKSGSGKTESKKSEYRIFPYQPSYPRFRIGSETLRGHTVAALGEFCGTFMFLWCAYVIAQIANNDVALTATPDGSHPGQLIMIALGFGFSVMFSIWCFAGVSGGALNPAVSLSLALARAINPTRCCVHWVAQIVAGMAAGGAASGMTPGDVLFANSLGLGCSRSRGLFLEMFGTTILCFTVLMTAIESRDGSFMAALPIGISLFIAHLALTAYTGTGVNPARSLGAAVAAREFPNYFWIYWIGPLLGAILAWSIWQALHWLNYQDVVACEKKRVEKEEAESTD; the protein is encoded by the coding sequence ATGtcagatattgaaaatcaGAAACCAGTGACCACTGGTAGTGATATCCGGGAGAACGGGGCTTCCGACTTCTCCAACGGGGATACTTTGAGACCGCCATTCGGTAAATCAGGCTCTGGTAAAACCGAATCGAAAAAGTCGGAGTATCGTATATTCCCATACCAACCTAGTTATCCCAGATTTCGGATAGGTTCTGAGACTCTCAGAGGTCACACAGTGGCTGCGTTAGGGGAATTTTGCGGCACGTTCATGTTTTTATGGTGTGCGTACGTCATTGCACAGATTGCCAATAACGACGTTGCGTTGACAGCAACTCCTGACGGGTCTCATCCAGGGCAGTTGATTATGATTGCGCTCGGATTTGGGTTTTCTGTCATGTTTTCTATTTGGTGCTTTGCCGGTGTTTCTGGTGGTGCATTAAACCCAGCTGTCTCTTTGAGTTTAGCTCTAGCACGGGCTATCAACCCTACGAGATGTTGTGTGCATTGGGTGGCTCAAATAGTGGCTGGAATGGCCGCTGGGGGTGCTGCAAGTGGAATGACACCAGGGGATGTTTTGTTCGCAAATTCCTTGGGGTTGGGATGTTCAAGAAGCAGAGGATTGTTCTTGGAAATGTTCGGAACTACAATTCTTTGTTTCACTGTTTTGATGACAGCTATAGAATCACGCGACGGTAGTTTCATGGCAGCCCTTCCAATTGGTATTTCTTTATTTATTGCTCACTTGGCATTGACAGCTTACACCGGCACTGGTGTCAACCCAGCTAGGTCTTTAGGTGCTGCAGTTGCTGCCAGAGAATTCCCAAACTACTTCTGGATATATTGGATCGGCCCTCTGTTGGGTGCGATTTTAGCATGGTCCATTTGGCAAGCATTACATTGGTTAAACTACCAAGATGTTGTCGCGTGCGAGAAGAAGCGGgttgaaaaggaagaggCAGAATCCACTGATTAA
- a CDS encoding putative asparagine synthase (similar to Saccharomyces cerevisiae YML096W; ancestral locus Anc_8.875) codes for MCGILLHFQPQLDASILLKNELLEFTEHSDSSQLCSDTSNIFNKIVPHVRARGPNYSSFRTSREHSTSWFSSVLSLREPFTTQSIEIHGRYVLQFNGELYNEEIKDNDTRFIANLLHLDDTGISEIIRSLDGEFAYTIYDKKERMFYFGRDSVGRRSLSYRLNESTGELFVASVTGKEEEFVDCIAGVIYTYDTQTKTLKQKDVIRNPFSICEDIDKEMTNLGSSIEKLYKELKFSTKKRVRSIHPMHIENSPIAVLFSGGLDCSVVASLVLEELRENSGDYQSISVELLNVGFENPRTGIMPSETPDRKLATSSAKALQALYPEIDIKLVEIDVPYSEYLAYRPQVVDLMYPKNTEMDLSIAIAFFFASKGSGFVTLPDGSRDKYQRKGIVLFSGLGADELFGGYHKLANKSSEELTKELTRQINSIYDRNLNRDDKVIACNGVEVRYPFLDESLITFSTGCIPLNYKVNKLILRKMASEKLYLIGICDEPKRAIQFGTKSAKMTKDGNKHGTDLLK; via the coding sequence ATGTGTGGGATACTGCTTCATTTTCAGCCACAGCTGGACGCAAGTATTTTGCTGAAGAATGAATTGCTAGAGTTCACCGAGCATTCTGACAGTTCGCAATTGTGCAGCGACACCTCaaatatcttcaataaaataGTACCGCATGTCAGAGCTAGAGGGCCAAATTACTCTTCATTCAGAACTTCACGGGAGCATTCAACAAGCTGGTTTTCCTCTGTACTTTCGCTGCGAGAACCATTCACCACTCAGAGCATCGAAATTCATGGGCGGTACGTATTGCAGTTCAATGGTGAACTTTAcaatgaagaaataaaGGATAATGATACGCGATTTATTGCTAATTTACTACATCTAGATGATACAGGGATTTCTGAAATTATTCGCTCTTTAGATGGTGAGTTTGCTTATACAATTTATGATAAGAAAGAGAGGATGTTTTACTTTGGAAGAGACAGCGTTGGCAGGCGAAGCTTAAGTTATCGCCTCAATGAAAGTACCGGCGAGCTATTTGTTGCAAGTGTTACGGGTAAGGAAGAGGAATTCGTGGATTGCATTGCAGGAGTAATATATACGTATGATACACAGACGAAAACTCTTAAGCAGAAGGATGTCATCCGCAACCCATTCAGCATATGTGAGGATATAGACAAGGAAATGACTAATCTGGGCAGTAGCATTGAGAAATTGTAtaaagaattgaaattctCGACTAAGAAAAGAGTGAGATCCATTCATCCAATgcatattgaaaattcacCTATAGCTGTGCTGTTTTCTGGTGGATTGGATTGCTCAGTAGTAGCCTCATTGGTATTAGAGGAGCTGCGTGAGAACTCTGGCGATTATCAGTCAATAAGTGTTGAATTGCTTAACGTTGGATTTGAAAACCCTCGTACGGGCATAATGCCGTCGGAAACACCAGATAGAAAGCTGGCCACAAGCAGTGCAAAAGCTCTTCAAGCCTTATACCCagaaattgatatcaaacTTGTAGAAATAGATGTCCCATATTCAGAATATTTGGCATACAGGCCACAGGTTGTTGATCTCATGTACCCGAAAAATACTGAGATGGATCTGTCTATTGCAattgctttttttttcgcttCTAAAGGATCAGGTTTTGTCACATTACCAGATGGTAGCAGAGATAAATATCAGCGCAAAGGTATTGTTCTCTTTAGTGGACTGGGAGCAGATGAACTTTTCGGCGGATATCACAAATTGGCGAACAAATCATCGGAAGAGCTAACAAAAGAGTTAACAAGACAGATAAATAGCATCTACGATCGAAATTTAAATCGCGACGATAAAGTCATTGCATGCAATGGAGTTGAAGTCAGATATccatttttggatgaaaGTCTTAtcactttttcaactgGTTGTATTCCTTTGAATTACAAAGTTAACAAACTGATCTTGCGAAAAATGGCGAGTGAAAAGCTTTATCTCATTGGAATTTGTGATGAGCCCAAAAGAGCAATCCAGTTCGGCACAAAGAGTGCCAAGATGACCAAAGATGGAAACAAGCATGGCACAGATCTCCTGAAATAA
- the VPS9 gene encoding guanine nucleotide exchange factor VPS9 (similar to Saccharomyces cerevisiae VPS9 (YML097C); ancestral locus Anc_8.876) has product MSRQNDVLKEFDPLQQNTDSEHVVKQTESVGIRVHDKPDCRAQEKSKYDEPDTSGEATSDVETFYDFQLFAKQLQEPSAEPIIKYSKSFLRNFQTQRLLWTAREQQKLINDFKIFIYDKFLEYEPFKSLDAIMLRNAQEGIEKLIMGKLHNKCFSPCLKSLGSNLDEEHKQDLIDDKSLQNKVEEFKFIKPADLDIDDSLSDRLDTFVKFSGKELNKINRFKAPRDKMICILNSCKVIFGILRHHTVEEKGADNFIPILIYTILKNNIQALGSNVKYIERFRYEEFIRGEASYYLNSLQAAINFIVTLEKSSLSTDHDSSFEDRYQENQSTIQQETNDDDKASRDDILSSEDYEHNGALDHQHKRNNKSTLPSDYILHPLDNAANAVMQKFNELLFVSKHENREHSNSGSGSNHPDQLNDNENVEQLAKKLQEQEQRNTLETLQAMFPEMDDAIIEDVCIAKKYRVGATVDVLLSL; this is encoded by the coding sequence ATGAGCCGGCAAAACGACGTGCTTAAAGAATTTGATCCGTTGCAGCAGAATACAGACTCGGAACATGTGGTAAAGCAGACCGAATCCGTAGGGATAAGGGTTCATGACAAGCCGGACTGCAGAGCGCAagaaaaatccaaatatgATGAACCAGATACTTCTGGGGAAGCTACCAGTGATGTAGAGACATTCTACGATTTTCAACTCTTCGCTAAACAGTTGCAAGAGCCAAGCGCTGAGCCAATTATAAAATATTcgaaatcatttttgagGAACTTTCAAACTCAACGACTGTTGTGGACAGCCAGAGAGCAGCAGAAGCTGATAAACGATtttaaaatatttatttatGACAAGTTTTTGGAATATGAGCCGTTTAAATCGTTAGACGCAATAATGTTACGAAATGCCCAGGAGGGAATTGagaaattgataatggGAAAACTTCACAATAAATGCTTTTCACCTTGTCTCAAAAGCTTGGGAAGTAACCTGGATGAAGAACACAAACAAGATTTGATTGATGATAAAAGCTTGCAAaataaagttgaagaattcaaatttataAAGCCTGCAGATCTAGACATCGATGATTCATTATCTGACCGTTTGGATacttttgtaaaattcTCTGGAAAAGAACTGAATAAGATAAATCGATTCAAAGCGCCTCGCGACAAAATGATCTGCATTCTAAACTCCTGTAAAGTTATATTTGGAATACTAAGGCATCATACCGTTGAGGAAAAAGGTGCGGACAATTTCATTCCAATCCTAATATAtaccattttgaaaaataacaTTCAAGCATTGGGCTCTAATGTGAAATATATTGAACGTTTTAGATATGAGGAATTCATTCGTGGTGAGGCCTCTTACTATTTGAACAGTCTTCAGGCCGCCATCAATTTTATTGTAACATTAGAAAAAAGCTCACTGTCAACAGATCACGACAGCAGTTTCGAAGATAGATACCAAGAGAACCAGAGCACCATACAACAAGAGacaaatgatgatgacaagGCCAGCAGAGACGATATTCTGAGCTCTGAAGACTACGAACATAATGGAGCCTTAGACCATCAGcataaaagaaataataaGAGCACATTACCAAGTGACTACATCTTACATCCATTAGACAACGCTGCTAATGCCGTAATGCAGAAATTCAATGAATTGCTCTTCGTGTCAAAACATGAAAACCGAGAGCACAGCAACTCGGGTAGCGGATCTAACCATCCCGATCAACTTAATGACAACGAGAATGTCGAACAGTTGGCCAAAAAACTGCAAGAACAAGAGCAAAGAAATACCCTGGAAACTTTGCAGGCGATGTTCCCGGAAATGGACGATGCCATTATAGAAGATGTATGTATTGCAAAGAAATATAGAGTGGGAGCAACTGTTGATGTTCTGCTGTCGTTATGA
- the TAF13 gene encoding Taf13p (similar to Saccharomyces cerevisiae TAF13 (YML098W); ancestral locus Anc_8.878), whose product MSKKMKRNNFFAKDVSSLLYAYGDVPQPLQETIQCMDDLVAGYLVDICTSASKTAQNSQRTKLKLEDFRFAIRHDPIKLARSDELIATNKLITEAKKQFNSTDNQSLKKVKEGDNDEEEEEEDDDEDADDDNDAAGFKRKAKHDNKTAKSNRNKNKRAKQQA is encoded by the coding sequence ATgtcaaagaagatgaaaagaaataacttctttgcaaaagaCGTGAGCTCTTTGCTATACGCTTACGGTGATGTGCCGCAGCCCTTACAGGAGACTATACAGTGTATGGATGATTTGGTTGCAGGTTATTTAGTTGACATCTGCACTTCAGCGTCAAAGACAGCACAGAATTCACAGCGTACTAAATTGAAGCTGGAAGATTTTAGATTTGCTATACGGCACGATCCAATCAAGCTGGCGAGGTCGGATGAACTTATTGCCACGAACAAGCTCATTACAGAGGCAAAAAAACAGTTCAATAGTACAGATAATCAGTCCCTGAAAAAGGTCAAGGAGGGAGATAACGATgaagaggaggaggaggaggatgaCGACGAGGACGCCGATGATGATAACGACGCAGCTGGCTTTAAAAGGAAGGCAAAACATGACAACAAAACAGCGAAATCGAACAGGAACAAGAATAAAAGAGCCAAGCAACAGGCCTGA